A section of the Verrucomicrobium sp. GAS474 genome encodes:
- a CDS encoding FtsQ-type POTRA domain-containing protein — protein sequence MALRRNRMKKAQANVLFATTTGVRHQRRLWTKRTLLCGAVCLSLTLVGIATHYAAGFLLNQAFYENPRYALKTIVVDVKGGLQRKQVIAASRLFTGRNVMTVDLAEVERNVEKLPYVASAQVRRELPDKIIITVSERMPIARIADELKLPLYVDRDGVTIKPMANEPLRTNLPEIVGTRFTGVEPGQHLDQPEVLAAVQLLKCMELTPVRARLDIARLDVSHPLAIGIETRDGASVLFQLRYLPQQLGRLEEIIDYAESQGQQIASVDLTPERNVPVRFK from the coding sequence ATGGCCCTCCGACGCAACCGGATGAAGAAGGCCCAGGCGAACGTCCTCTTCGCGACGACGACCGGGGTTCGCCATCAGCGCCGTCTCTGGACGAAGCGGACCCTCCTCTGCGGGGCGGTCTGCCTCTCCCTGACCCTCGTCGGCATCGCGACCCATTACGCGGCGGGCTTCCTCCTCAACCAGGCCTTCTACGAAAATCCCCGTTACGCCCTGAAGACGATTGTCGTGGACGTGAAGGGCGGCCTCCAGAGGAAGCAGGTCATCGCGGCGAGCCGCCTCTTCACGGGCCGGAACGTGATGACCGTCGACCTCGCCGAGGTCGAGCGCAACGTCGAGAAGCTCCCCTACGTCGCCAGCGCGCAGGTCCGCCGGGAGTTGCCCGACAAGATCATCATCACCGTCTCGGAACGGATGCCGATCGCGCGGATCGCCGACGAGCTGAAGCTTCCCCTCTACGTCGACCGCGACGGCGTCACGATCAAGCCGATGGCGAACGAGCCGCTGCGGACGAACCTCCCCGAGATCGTCGGCACCCGCTTCACCGGGGTCGAGCCCGGGCAGCACCTCGACCAGCCCGAGGTCCTCGCCGCCGTCCAGCTGCTGAAGTGCATGGAGCTGACGCCGGTCCGTGCCCGCCTCGACATCGCCCGCCTCGACGTCTCCCATCCGCTCGCGATCGGGATCGAGACGCGGGACGGGGCCTCGGTCCTCTTCCAGCTCCGCTACCTGCCTCAGCAGCTGGGGCGGCTGGAGGAGATCATCGATTACGCCGAGAGCCAGGGACAGCAGATCGCGAGCGTCGACCTGACCCCGGAACGCAACGTGCCGGTTCGCTTTAAATAA
- a CDS encoding D-alanine--D-alanine ligase, translating to MSATFSSIRRVAVLMGGPSSEREVSLRTGAAVAGALRTLGYDVVEVDVTAREVVLPEGIDFVFLSLHGTFGEDGTVQAMLEARGVPYTGCGVAASRLAFDKEASKELFRAAGIPTPAGHCVLRGGSLPEPMEMPVVVKPSKQGSTVGMSFVFEEKDLEPALRKAWEFDEHVLVEQFIKGREFTVGILGKEALPPVEIVPKSGFYDYDNKYTAGATDYYCPARIDEETTLRIQRAALLAHRVLCCQVYSRVDVMLDEKGRPFVLEVNTIPGMTATSLLPKAAAAAGIDFPGLCGRILELSAAAAAHAQDGKGKETL from the coding sequence GTGAGCGCGACCTTTTCTTCCATCCGCCGCGTCGCCGTCCTCATGGGCGGTCCGTCGAGCGAGCGCGAGGTTTCGCTGCGCACCGGGGCCGCCGTCGCGGGGGCGCTCCGCACGCTCGGCTACGACGTCGTCGAGGTCGACGTGACGGCGCGCGAGGTGGTCCTTCCCGAGGGGATCGATTTCGTCTTTCTTTCGCTCCACGGCACCTTCGGCGAGGACGGGACGGTCCAGGCGATGCTCGAGGCGCGGGGGGTCCCCTACACCGGGTGCGGCGTCGCGGCGAGCCGCCTCGCTTTCGACAAGGAGGCGAGCAAGGAGCTCTTCCGCGCCGCCGGGATCCCGACCCCCGCGGGCCATTGCGTGTTGCGCGGCGGGAGCCTGCCGGAGCCGATGGAGATGCCCGTCGTCGTGAAGCCCTCGAAGCAGGGCTCGACGGTCGGGATGAGCTTCGTCTTCGAGGAGAAAGACCTGGAACCCGCCCTGAGGAAAGCGTGGGAGTTCGACGAGCACGTCCTGGTGGAGCAGTTCATCAAGGGGCGGGAATTCACCGTCGGCATCCTCGGCAAGGAGGCGCTCCCGCCCGTCGAGATCGTCCCGAAGAGCGGCTTCTACGATTACGACAACAAGTACACCGCCGGGGCGACCGATTATTACTGTCCGGCCCGGATCGACGAGGAGACGACGCTCCGCATCCAGCGGGCGGCGCTCCTCGCCCACCGCGTCCTCTGCTGCCAGGTCTATTCCCGCGTCGACGTGATGCTCGACGAGAAGGGGCGGCCCTTCGTCCTCGAGGTGAACACGATTCCCGGGATGACGGCGACCAGCCTCCTGCCGAAGGCTGCCGCCGCCGCGGGGATCGACTTCCCCGGCCTCTGCGGCCGGATCCTCGAGCTTTCGGCCGCCGCTGCCGCCCATGCCCAGGACGGCAAAGGAAAGGAGACCCTCTAG
- the murC gene encoding UDP-N-acetylmuramate--L-alanine ligase, whose translation MREEVRAKIVEVLKSEGARIHLVGVGGTGMSALARLLIGAGYRVSGSDLHASVPVEKLVGEGLVFYPKHVGTVVLESDLVVYSSAIGEGNPERLEAQRLGVPSVRRAEVLAVLAERRQSIVVAGMHGKTTTSSMLAHVLRGAGLRPSHYVGAEVPILGASAGWDGEEGSPLVIEGDESDGTLVAFRPAHAILLNIEEEHLDHYGDLKAILKAFSQFLDQTKGKVVYCADDENTALLCSNRKEVISYGIGETAAYRAVNITARNFVSEFEVLRDGIRLGRVVLEVPGFQNVRNALGVIAMAMELGVPFEAAAAALLEFRGATRRFEVRYKSENFMVIDDYAHHPTEVRATLAAARSGGWKRVVALFQPHRYTRTQSLQAEFAAAFADADLLFLTDIYAANEEPIEGVTGEAFAAAVEAGGHPKVQYEADLRKLRKIVAREIEPGDLVITMGAGNIHEAASTLASELAWYEGLKKTLSPESALLRQEPMRKHTSIRIGGPAQFWFEPASLDDLAVGLRYAKRHSVPVTFIGRGTNLLVRDGGIRGLSIYLGTPAFSKVEFDGERITAGAGAILRAIVAAAKKKGLGGISFMEGIPGNLGGALRMNAGAMQGWTMEVIEQVKTVDRDGNVRTYQRDQLEVYYRNVPVLRDEIAIEAVIRTKPLPVEQIEEELKGYSKKRWTSQPAAPSAGCIFKNPGPAPAGKLIDDTGLKNLSFGKARVSDVHGNFIVNDGGATAEEVQTLMKTIQQRIKDRHGIDLDPEVIIIGDEL comes from the coding sequence ATGCGCGAAGAAGTAAGAGCCAAAATTGTCGAAGTCCTGAAGTCCGAGGGGGCCCGCATCCATCTGGTCGGGGTCGGCGGGACCGGGATGAGCGCCCTCGCGCGCCTCCTCATCGGGGCCGGCTACCGGGTCTCGGGTTCCGATCTCCACGCCTCGGTCCCGGTCGAGAAGCTCGTCGGGGAGGGGCTTGTCTTTTATCCGAAGCACGTCGGGACTGTCGTGCTGGAGAGCGATCTGGTCGTCTATTCCTCGGCGATCGGGGAGGGGAATCCCGAGCGGCTAGAGGCCCAGCGCCTCGGCGTTCCCTCCGTCCGCCGGGCCGAGGTCCTTGCTGTCCTCGCGGAGCGGCGGCAGTCGATCGTCGTCGCCGGGATGCACGGCAAGACGACGACGAGCTCGATGCTCGCCCACGTCCTGCGCGGGGCGGGGCTCCGCCCCAGCCATTACGTCGGGGCCGAAGTCCCGATCCTCGGCGCGAGCGCCGGCTGGGACGGGGAGGAGGGTTCCCCCCTCGTGATCGAGGGCGACGAGAGCGACGGGACGCTGGTCGCCTTCCGGCCCGCCCATGCGATCCTCCTCAACATCGAGGAGGAGCACCTCGATCATTACGGCGACCTCAAGGCGATCCTGAAGGCCTTCTCCCAGTTCCTCGACCAGACGAAGGGCAAGGTGGTCTATTGCGCCGACGACGAGAACACGGCCCTCCTCTGCTCGAACCGGAAGGAGGTCATCAGCTACGGGATCGGGGAGACGGCGGCCTACCGGGCGGTGAACATCACGGCGCGGAACTTCGTCTCCGAATTCGAGGTGCTCCGCGACGGGATCCGCCTCGGGCGGGTCGTCCTCGAGGTGCCCGGTTTCCAGAATGTCCGCAACGCCCTCGGCGTGATCGCGATGGCGATGGAACTCGGCGTCCCCTTCGAGGCCGCCGCCGCCGCGCTCCTCGAATTCCGCGGGGCGACCCGCCGCTTCGAGGTCCGCTACAAGAGCGAGAATTTCATGGTGATCGACGACTACGCCCACCACCCCACCGAGGTCCGGGCGACGCTCGCCGCCGCGCGGTCGGGCGGGTGGAAGCGGGTCGTCGCGCTCTTCCAGCCCCACCGTTACACGCGGACCCAGTCCCTCCAGGCCGAGTTCGCCGCCGCCTTCGCCGACGCCGACCTCCTCTTCCTGACCGACATCTACGCGGCGAACGAGGAACCGATCGAGGGGGTTACCGGCGAGGCTTTCGCCGCCGCCGTCGAGGCGGGGGGCCATCCGAAGGTCCAATACGAGGCCGACCTGCGCAAGCTTCGCAAGATCGTGGCGCGGGAGATCGAGCCGGGCGACCTCGTCATCACGATGGGAGCCGGAAACATCCACGAGGCCGCCTCGACGCTCGCCTCCGAGCTGGCCTGGTACGAGGGGCTCAAGAAGACGCTTTCCCCCGAAAGCGCGCTCCTCCGGCAGGAACCGATGCGGAAGCACACCTCGATCCGCATCGGCGGCCCGGCCCAGTTCTGGTTCGAGCCCGCCTCGCTCGACGACCTCGCCGTCGGCCTCCGCTATGCGAAGCGGCACAGCGTTCCCGTCACCTTCATCGGGCGGGGGACGAATCTCCTGGTCCGCGACGGCGGCATCCGGGGCCTCTCGATCTATCTCGGGACTCCGGCCTTTTCCAAGGTCGAGTTCGACGGGGAAAGGATCACCGCCGGGGCGGGGGCGATCCTCCGCGCCATCGTGGCGGCGGCGAAGAAAAAGGGCCTGGGCGGGATTTCGTTCATGGAGGGGATTCCCGGAAACCTCGGCGGCGCGCTCCGGATGAACGCCGGGGCGATGCAGGGCTGGACGATGGAAGTGATCGAGCAGGTGAAGACCGTCGACCGCGACGGCAACGTCCGCACCTACCAGCGCGACCAGCTTGAGGTTTACTACCGGAACGTCCCCGTCCTCCGCGACGAGATCGCGATCGAGGCGGTGATCCGGACGAAGCCGCTCCCCGTGGAGCAGATCGAGGAGGAACTCAAGGGCTACAGCAAGAAGCGGTGGACGAGCCAGCCCGCCGCGCCGAGCGCCGGCTGCATCTTCAAGAATCCCGGGCCGGCCCCCGCGGGGAAACTGATCGACGACACGGGGCTGAAGAATCTTTCTTTCGGCAAAGCGCGAGTTTCGGATGTACATGGGAATTTTATCGTGAATGATGGGGGCGCCACCGCCGAAGAAGTGCAGACCCTCATGAAGACGATCCAACAGCGCATCAAGGACCGGCACGGCATCGACCTCGATCCCGAGGTGATCATCATCGGAGACGAACTGTGA